The following is a genomic window from Sciurus carolinensis chromosome 3, mSciCar1.2, whole genome shotgun sequence.
CACATTTATTCTTATGTTTTCCAGGGTGGAGACAAGCCTCTGCTCTGTCCTACATTTCTGGAATTGTGCCTGCTGCATGGTTACACGTAGGGAACATTTGTGGAATgcatgaaggaatgaatgaaggtGTTTTCACTGCCTTATGCTGAGGTCTGGGTGCTCACCACCCTTCGATCTTAACATTTCAACTGTGACCTTAAGGAGACAATGCCTGTTACACAACAGCTGGGAGCAAAATGGTTCTTCCCCAGGGGAAGAAGTGGCCTGACCTTGGCCATCTTAGCAGGCTCAAACGGTGCTTGATCTTGAGAAAGCTAAATATAGACCTCTTTTCTAAGTCCTTTTTTTACTGGGAGGGAAAAAGAATTTCagttatttgaaaagtaaaagtcAGCCAATATATTCAGTTCAAAGTCAAAGACTGGGAGGTCGGAATATCTACCCTAAGTATCTACCCTCCTTTGAGGTCTGTACTATTGGCAAGAGAGACCTCTTGATCACAAGATAATATTAGCAGTAAAGGTGGGCAGATTCTACCCAACTTCACTGCTAGGCTCTGGATTTATGAATCTACCCAGGAACTGGACATTTCCACAGCTGTATGCATTTATGTGATAGTAAGCGGATAAAAAGAACCAAACTTGCAGCTATTTCTCCCAAATACTATCAAAATGATGGAgaacaattttcttctttaaactcCCCAATGAAGATTAAAAAGCAGATGTTTTTGATTTTCTGGTGAGATGTCTGGGATACTTTGAAAGGCCATAAACACAGTAATTTAGTGCATTGCATGGCTTAATGTGTATGCTTATTTgttcaacaagtatttactgagcatgTGTGGGCTATTGGGTGCTATGTTAGGCAGTGATTACTTTGTTGGTAGAAGATTCTTCATGGGTCTTTCATGTTTTTCACATATAATGAGTGAAGCAGGATTTGCCCTTTGTtctgagcaaaacaaaacaaaaatgttatcaaacatttttgtatttgcatataaaaCGGTCTTGGAAGACAAAGATAGTGCCTTCCTTCAGAGCAAAGGGTTGGTAATGTTTGTCGTGCATTATAAGGGAATCTAGTTTTCTTAGTTAATGGTTTCTCTTCTGCAACTCAACACCTCACAGTGTGGGTAAGCATTCTTTGGGATCATCCACATCACCCATGTGGGACTTAGGCACAAGGAGATCTGATACAAATATACTAATGTTCATGCTGTTTTCTGGGTTGGTAGTCATAGTCTCTTGTCTTTTAGCAAGGAGTCTAACGTCTTCTGTTAATATCTGCAAAACTTAGGTATACTAATGTAATTCACCTGAAAGCAGGGTAGAATTTAGACCCTTCACAATTCTTGGCAAGATTATATccttatttaaacaaatattcaaagtACCTTAAAATTCCAATATTTTGATCTTCATGTTGATGAGAAGACTGAGATGTTGAAGAAGTTAATTAATTCTTCCTAAGTCACAAGGCTAATAAGTGCTGAGTTGAAATTCTTGTCCAGGTTTGACTAATTCTAGAGCCACCATCTTTCAGTAACTTCATGTTGATGTGTCAAATTGCAAACATTAAAATCTGTCTATAGTTCTCTTCCTGGCACTGGGCCAGTTAAACTCCTGTTGGTACTCAGTCATCCCTGTTGCCATGATGATGAAAATGCTCAGGCAAAGAATGGAAAGCAATGGAACAACACAAACAAGATAAAATCATCAgttctttccattaaaaaaagaaaaattcttctcTAATGTTTACATAGTACTTGGCTCAGAGCCTTGACCTACTGCCCTTTCTTCTGGCTAACAGATGAGACCTGTTTCTCACCAGGCAGGATGAGTTGAGTCATGTGAAATCCAGACTAAACAATGGGAAGCAGGAGAGGTGGGTGAGCTCCTGGGTCTCCATTTCCCGGTACAGGGTCCGAGCCTGCATCAGTCATGAGAAGTTCCCTTGTAAATTTCCACAGTAACTTTTCATCTTGTCCTGTTTTAATTTGATCATTGTTTTACCCTTATGATAGAAACCAACATGTTCCTTGAGGGTTCCTATTGCCTGCAGTACAAAGGCCACATTTCTTCATTTGGAGTCCAAGACCCTCCATGGCTCAGTCCTTATGCACTGTTTACCTGACCCAAACCTCGCTTTGTCTCTGAAGCCCCTCTTGGGTCTATCTCATTCCCCACATAAAAAGAATCCCTCCCTCTTTCATTTACAAATTTATCTGTATTGCTTTATTTTCAGCAACTATAACACTTCAGGGTTGTGCACATTTTCTTGCTTATCTTCTCTACTGCATCTCAGATGCCTTAAGGcagaaaatattatcttcagttaTATAATCCCCTCATTTATAGGGGTACATTTGTTTGTGGTTTAGAACtttattcttcctctctctctctctctttcatgtgcacacatgcgcacacgcgcacacacacacacacacacacattattaaTCTGTCTCCAGGTTTGAAATTTCATCATTGAATATGGTCCCTGATTTCCATGGTTAGACTCAGGAGTTTTTGACATTACTGTAGTGTGAAAGCATACCCATACAATCATTCTGTTGTTTGGTTTCACCACAATATTCTATAAGTTAAGTGagttattcaatattttattattaaataagctTTATGTCAGATGATTCTGCCCAACTGTAATGGGTGAAGTGTTAAGAGTTCTGAGAACATTTAAATAGGCTAGGGTAAGCATTGTTAGTAGGTTAGGTGCATTAAATGCACTTTGACTTAGTGATATTTCAATTTATGATGGATTAATTGGGACACATTTCCATCTTAAGGAGCATCTCTACTGTTTGGGGATGACTACTTTCTAGAAGCATGACTCATCCAAGAAGAGTTAGTATAGGTGCTTGGTCATGATGTCATCTAGCAGATCGTTTTCCTTTTGACGAGAGTGGCCTGGGAGTTAGCTACCTGAGGGCTTTGGATGTGGACGAGGAGTGACTAACCTGACACATTTATCTTCCTAACCATCCTGCCAAGGTCAGAAAGGCCAACTAATCTTGCGGTTTCCTCTCACCACACAGAGTGATCTTGCATCCCAGGTCAGCTTTTGGCAGGAATGGGAAAGGAGTCACAGGGAACAGGCTATCATGGGCCAGGTCCATCAGATGACAGAGACCTGGCCTGGGTGAACTGACCCCAGTACTGGTGAGTCATTCCAGCATCCCCAGGTCCTAGAGCTGATGTTCTGCTCCCTGAGGAGTTGCTGTTGATCAGCCACCTACTGAAGTGTTCTACGTATACCTCTGTATCCACTGATCCTATGTCCATGTAACTCTCAAAAACTGGAAGTGACGTCGCAGCAGAAAGGGATGTTAGAAGTCATTAGTTTGGTGTTTCCTAAACATGTTCCAAGGAACACTGGGTACCCATACTTGGTGTTTGTCACAGGTATTCTGTGAGGAAATGGGATCTGTGGCCAAGGACATTTGGGACATGCTGCACTGCTCTGTTCCTGTCCCTCAAGAGCCACAGTCCATGCTAGACTGTAGAGATGCTGAGACTTgcacaggtttaatttcatttaaccatgtcattttCTAAACTGATTTGCACATGGAACAACAGCCTATTTGTCTTCACTATTCTATAATTATTTTGCCAGGCTGGTGTTCTGCAGATCAGTCTGGGAAGTGGGAATACACAGTCGTCCTGCAGTTTATTGGCAGTTCAgttttctgcagtttcagttacccatggtcaactGTAGTCTGAGAAGATCAAATGGAAGATTCCAGAAGTAAACAGTTCATAATTTTCAGTAACTTTTATTACAGTTTATAGTTGTGCTATTTTACTATTAGCtactcttgttaatttttcaCTGTGTCTATAAATTAAACTTGATTTTAGGCATGTATACATAAGAAGAAACATAGTACATACAGGGTTCAGGATTATTTTTGGTTTCAGGTATCCACTGGGAATTTTAGAACACATCCCTCTCAGACAAAGGGTGGCTACCGTCGTCGAGCCTTGTAtgttatagatgagaaaacagagggcCAGAGAGCTGGGGACACCAGGGAAAGATCTTGCATCTGACTAGGCTCCTAAAATCACCAGCTCCTGAGTTCTCTGTGCTTCTCTCTTTTATGACACTGGCAGGGCTTCTAGCTCCTTTAGCTGGTGGCCATTCCCAGCTGAGTTTGGATCCCCATCATCCTTCTAGGGAGATGAAGGGAACTGTTCTGCTGACTGTTCTGAGGTGGAGATGGTGCAGCCTCAATAAACCGAAAGGACTCCTGAGTGGACCCTGGCACCCCAGGGTGCAGTCTTTAATCTTGGAGCTGCTATTCTCTTAGTGATTTGAGTTGTTGGGACCCTTACAAAAAGAATGATTAATGAGTTCATTTTCTCTGTTATTCTATTTAAATGACATTTCCTCCTCAGGAGGAGTTTAGAGTGATGCAATGAGgaattttcattaataaatatatCCACTATCCACTATCCACTGTATTAGTGACACTGGAATATAGTGAATGTTGAGTACTTGACGCATCTGTTGCTGTCCTCAGTCCTGTGAATCATGTGCACAGAGGTACATTTTTAGCCATTTTCACTTGAAGGATGAAAACACTGAGGTCAGAGAGGTCAAGAAGTGGACCAAGTTCTCAAAAGCAGGAAAGGGGAGCTCAAACTCGGGGAGTGGTGCTCTCCAGCCCATGTCCTGCCCACTGGGTGCCATCTTTATTGTGATTGTGGGAGGATGGGGTTCACTTACAATTGTTGAGCAAGTCTATTTTGTCCCTATACTGTGCATCAGAAAATCAACACTTCAGCCAATGCCCTGACCACTTGAAATATCCCCCTTTTCAGAGGGATATTAAGTCCTTACATTTGTTTATGCAGTTGGTGCTGGTGTGGGAGAAAGATGCCGATCACTTGTCCTCCCACCTCCCTTGCCAGAACTGGACAGTCCCAGCCCCATGCACATAGACTCTGTCAGAGAACACAAAATCACATTAGGAAAAAGCAAGCACTGGGTGTTTGTCATTCCCCAGACAATTTCAGTAGTGCTGTTTTGACTCTGAATGCTTGattacatttcaaatttatttccaatCATTTTGAGCTGGATCAATGGAAGACAAAGGTGCCTTTGAGCTCTGGCACCTGCTGTTCCCCCACCCAAATGTCAAGGACTGACATTTGATGCCATTACTGATATCTCACTTCCTTGggtccccagcccccaggccctCCTACCACACTCATACACTGAAGAACTTTCACATTGATAAAATGACATCCTGAATTTCCCAGGACGACCTGTGTGTCCAGACTTGCTTTCTTCCTGTTAGAGCAAAAGCTGGCCTTCCAAGGTGGCTGCTGTGTCCCTGGGTCCCTGGGAGAGGTCTCTCTCAGCCTGTgtcctcccctttcctccctggGCAGCCACCACATGTTCTGAGGTGTGAAACTTGAGAAGAGTCAGGTGCCCTGTGGGGCCAGTAATGGTGGTAGGTGGGAGATGCATTTGCTCTCCTGAAGTTGGAGGAGACTTTTGGGGAGGTGAGGTCTGGTGCCCTCAGATAAAGTACTCTTTCCTGCTGTTGTCACTGGCATCCTGGAGGGCAGGGTCACTCTGCAGGGCTGCATCTGCACTCTCGGCAAACTCTGTGCCCTTGGCCTCATTGGTGTGGTATGTGCCCTTGTGTCGGTACAGGTAGCGAAGCATGACAAGGAGGAGGCAGACCAGGACTAAGGCCACAGCAGTGATCACAGCTGCAGGAGGGAAGAAATGCAGGAGTCAATCTGGAGCAGATGCTCTAGGACCTGGAGCAGAAGGTGGGGACCCCCAAGGTTTGTGCCAGCAGGACAAACATCCTGCTCAACGAGCCACAACCTCAGGGTGGTTACTTCCATCCTGTGCTTATTCCTGCCTGGTGTGCTTCCTTCAGAATTCCCTCTTTTTATCTCCACCCTCAGAGATGCCCTCTACTATGCTCCTTAGCTAGAACAGCATCCCAGAATTGATTCCTGCTGGAACATGCTCCTTGTCTCCTGAGGAAGACAGGTCTGTAAGAGAATCACTGCAAAACATGCAGTTTGCACAGTGCAAGTATGGGGGTTGGCTTGAAATGGAGAGGCTCGTGTGATGTAGAATTGTTATCTTTTCAGACAATCCTGACTGAGGTGTTTCCTGGAGAATGAGACTTTCTGTGGTAAAACCAGGAAAGTCCTGGAAAACAGGAAAGAGTTGGCTGCTCTCTGCATAATCTACAGGGGGGAAAAGGGCTATTAACTGAGCATAAGGATAGACAGGTGGTGGGAGATATGCTTTGGAAAACTGCCCCTCACCCCAACCCACTGCCACTCACTCTTGGGAGGTGAGGACTTGAATCTGCCAGGAGGAATTGGATTTGGCCATGTAGAGGATTCCCGGCCACAGTCAATGCCCAGGATGCCTGGGAACTTGGGGATGCAGGAAAATGAGGCATGAGGCAGGTCAAGAGGGGTCAAATCACTCCAGGCCTGGGGAGTGATGAGGCGAGGAGTTAAGACTGGTGAATCTGAGAAGGGACTGAACAACAGCACTCTCAAGGGGAATATTTCGAATTTGGGCATTTGATTGGAAGCTGCAGAAAAGCCTTTATCTTAGAATGCAGGTTTATCTGGAAAGTCTTGGGGAGGGGCTGTTGGGGATTAGGTGAGGCTAAAACTGTTCCCAAGTCCCATCCGTATGGAAGAATTTCCTAAACTTCCTACTGTCTTCAGGCGGGCACTTGTGTCTGTACTTAATAATATTGTCTAGGAAAAAGACGGGCTGAGGGCACAACGAATGGGAGAATGCTGGGTTAAGTAAAATTGAACAGGTGTCTTTGATGGTTCCTCCTGCTTGTAATTGTAGAGGTTCCCTGAGTTACTAATACGTGTGAGCAGGGTGGGTCTTAAGGAAGTGAATAGAACATGTGACACCTTCCAAACTTGGTTGCTCCTGAAATGCAGTTTGGAGTGACAGCTGTGACCATTGAGGAGCCAGCTGACCCGAGTTCAACACAAGGTGAAGAAAGGGAGATGGAGGAGAGGTATAGGCAGCCCGGTTAGTCCGCCAGCCCAAACCCTGTTCTGCCCAAGCTGCTTCCTCTAGCCCAGGTCTCTGCGGGTCAATGGTCTAGAGAGGAGGTGCATCTTGACAGGTGTACCCAGGCTGCCCTCATCCCCCTACCTTGCCAACTGTACCAGGCACCATGCTGTGCATTTCTTATACCCTCTGAATGAGGAAAAGCACTGACCATCCCTTTCCCCATTGGTATCCTCAGGCCAGTTCTGCCCTGGATCTTTTCTGACTACCAGAAAGGTCCCTGGCAAGTTACTAACCTGCAATGATGGCAATGTCCATCGTGGTGTAGGTCATCCCTGGACCAAGCTCTGTGGACAAAAGAGAAGAGCCCGAGGTGAGAGAGGAAGGCTCTTTGCACACAGCAGCACCTCAGCCGTAGCCTGTACCCTCTGCACACCTGTGACCAGCTCTGTGAATGGACTGAGTAGACAGAAATGGCATGGTAGGTGCAGAGACCTTTGTCCAGGTGTAAAGACCCTAACCCAGGCGTGGCTTGTTCAATGAGCAGGATGGAAAACACCAGCAAATCATCAGGTCACACCAGGATGGTCCGAGCTCCCTGCTGTATCTCAGCATCAAAGCCAGGGCCTGTACCTGGTAGAAACTCGGCTGTCATTTGTGGTATGTATAAGGTGTGCAAGACTGTGTTGAACTCTGCCATTGTGGTGTGTCCACACAGACCAGGTGTTGGCTTAGCTGTCCCCATCTACTCTCTCCTGTGGTCTTCATAACAATCCTGGGAAATCCGTGATGTTATGAGCCCGTTTCACAGGTAGAACATTGAGGCTCAGAGATGCGATGAGCTTGTGGCCATGCAGACCATCTGATGACTGTCTGGGTCTTCATTGTTTCTCTTATCTTTGGGTgtactctctctttttctctctttaacaAGCCCCTCACTGAGCCCTCTCCCTAGGTTTCTGCATCAACTATCCTAGGGGGAGGGGTACCCTGTGGCACTAAGTTACTGTTTTTCTGCAGCTCACTGATCTAGTCCGAGGGTGAGGATTCCAAGGAGGGCGGGAACCTCACAGTACCTTAAGATACTGCATAGACTGTCTCCTCTCCTCCGGGAGGTAAGTAAGAAGAAGGATTTATTAGACCACAGAAATAACAGTGTTAACACGGAAATCCCATGTTCCCATTACAACAGCTACGCATATTAAAACAGGGAAGGATGCTTCCTAATAGCCATTTCCGCTCAGATAATCACTTCAATTATAGAGCTATGAGGTCATTCTCCCCAGGGCAGCTGCCAGATGCCTCTTCCTGATAAGAAACTGACTGTGGTGTCAGGGGAGACAGCGGGCGAGGGAGAAACAGTTTCCATGCTGGAGACCCAGAGCAGGGGGGCAGGAGAGCCAGGATAAGGGGTCTGGtgccagcacagaacccagaggtgGGAGGAAGATAAAACCACGTTATCAAGGCAGTAAAGAGATGGAGTGGGCACCCACCTGGAGGCAGGGCAGACTGGACCAGGCAGGGAGGAAGGCTCAGCTGTCAAAGTGCTTAATGGAGGAGGGCTCAGCTTTCAAGACTTAAAGCAGGAAGTTCATAGTGATGCTGGATTCTGGGATCCAACTGGGACACGTACAGTCTGTGATTCAGTACCTGGAtcatagtaggtattcaataaatattcactaagGCATGAATGAAGGCATGCCCAGGTGAATGAGTGAATGCAGAGGCTGGCATTCTGGACCTTTATCAATCACATAGGAACTCATTGACAGTAAGAAAGAACAGCACCTTGCTTATAGTACATACATAGAAACATCAGTATGaatgtttacagaagct
Proteins encoded in this region:
- the Gypc gene encoding glycophorin-C isoform X1 encodes the protein MSNRNFTSLPPHHELGPGMTYTTMDIAIIAAVITAVALVLVCLLLVMLRYLYRHKGTYHTNEAKGTEFAESADAALQSDPALQDASDNSRKEYFI
- the Gypc gene encoding glycophorin-C isoform X2, coding for MTYTTMDIAIIAAVITAVALVLVCLLLVMLRYLYRHKGTYHTNEAKGTEFAESADAALQSDPALQDASDNSRKEYFI